The following coding sequences lie in one Cucurbita pepo subsp. pepo cultivar mu-cu-16 chromosome LG13, ASM280686v2, whole genome shotgun sequence genomic window:
- the LOC111808418 gene encoding fimbrin-2-like → MSGYVGVLVSDPWLQNQFTQVELRSLKSHYMSMKRENGRLTLGDLASKMSRLKVVGENLTEKERASFIQDLYQNQDDEVDYEFFLKVYLKLQAHASARTGSGAKNSSAFLKAATTTLLHTISESEKASYVAHINNYLSQDKFLKRYLPIDPSTNNLFEIAKDGVLLCKLINVAVPGTIDDRAINTKAVLNPWERNENHTLCLNSAKAIGCTVVNIGTQDFIEGRRHLVLGLISQIIKIQLLADLNLKKTPQLVELVGDSKDVEELMSLPPEKILLRWMNFQLKKGGYKKTVTNFSSDIKDAEAYAYLLKVLAPEHSNPSILTVKDPLERAKLVLEHADKMGCKRYLTARDIVEGSPNLNLAFVAHIFQHRNGLSTQTKQISFLETMPDDSQISREEGAFRLWINSMGHSSYINNVFEDLRNGWILLETLDKVSPGIVNWKIANKPPIKMPFRKVENCNQVVKIGKQLKFSLVNIAGNDIVQGNKKLILAYLWQLMRYNILQLLKNLRFHSFGKEITDADILQWANNKVRSSGSQCRMDSFKDKSLSNGTFFLELLSSVQPRVVNWSLVTKGITDEEKKMNATYIISIARKLGCSIFLLPEDITEVNQKMILTLTASIMYWFLKQRGDDKASVCSDSENSIQSEVISTSTTDDSASESSADENGNI, encoded by the exons ATGTCGGGCTACGTTGGCGTTCTCGTCTCAGATCCATGGCTCCAGAATCAGTTCACTCAAGTCGAGCTCCGGAGCCTCAAGTCTCAT TATATGAGtatgaagagagagaacgGGAGGCTTACGCTTGGAGACTTGGCTTCCAAGATGTCGAGGCTTAAAGTTGTCGGGGAGAATCTTACGGAGAAAGAGAGAGCTTCCTTTATTCAAGATTTGTATCAGAATCAGGATGATGAAGTCGATTACGAATTCTTCCTTAAA GTTTATCTGAAATTGCAAGCTCATGCAAGTGCTAGAACTGGAAGTGGTGCGAAAAATTCATCGGCGTTTCTCAAGGCCGCCACCACTACTTTGCTTCATACAATTAGCGAATCGGAGAAGGCATCTTATGTCGCACATATCAACAATTACCTTTCACAAGATAAATTTCTTAAGAGATACCTCCCCATAGACCCTTCCACGAACAATCTATTCGAGATTGCGAAGGACGGAGTTCTTCTCTG TAAACTCATCAATGTGGCAGTTCCTGGAACTATTGATGATCGTGCAATCAATACCAAGGCTGTGCTTAATCCTtgggaaagaaatgaaaatcataCACTTTGCCTCAACTCTGCCAAGGCCATTGGATGTACCGTAGTAAATATTGGAACACAGGATTTTATTGAAGGAAGG CGGCATCTTGTACTTGGACTTATATCTCAGATTATTAAG ATACAATTATTGGCAGACCTCAACCTCAAAAAGACCCCTCAGTTGGTGGAGTTGGTTGGTGATAGTAAG GACGTGGAAGAGTTGATGAGCCTACCTCcagaaaagatattattgagGTGGATGAATTTTCAACTTAAGAAAGGAGGATACAAAAAGACAGTTACAAACTTCTCTTCTGACATAAAG GATGCAGAAGCATATGCTTACCTTTTAAAAGTTCTTGCACCTGAGCACAGTAATCCATCAATATTGACAGTGAAAGATCCTTTAGAACGAGCAAAGTTGGTCCTTGAACATGCAGATAAGATGGGTTGCAAAAGATATCTCACAGCTAGAGATATTGTGGAAGGTTCACCAAATTTGAACCTCGCTTTCGTTGCTCACATCTTTCAGCATAG GAATGGGCTATCTACGCAGACAAAGCAGATATCTTTTCTAGAGACTATGCCAGATGACTCTCAAATTTCCAGAGAAGAGGGAGCATTCCGTTTATGGATAAATAGCATGGGGCACTCAAGTTATATCAATAATGTCTTTGAGGATCTTAGAAatgg GTGGATTCTTCTTGAGACGCTAGACAAGGTGTCCCCAGGAATTGTTAATTGGAAGATTGcaaataagcctcccattaaAATGCCATTTAGAAAAGTAGAAAACTGCAACCAAGTTGTCAAAATAGGGAAGCAATTGAAGTTCTCTTTGGTTAATATTGCTGGAAATGATATCGTGCAAgggaataaaaaattgatattgg CTTACTTGTGGCAATTGATGAGATACAACAtccttcaacttctaaaaaaCTTAAGATTCCACTCCTTTGGAAAGGAAATCACTGATGCTGATATTTTGCAATGGGCAAATAACAAAGTCAGAAGTTCTGGAAGCCAGTGTCGCATGGATAGTTTTAAG GACAAAAGTTTGTCGAATGGAACATTTTTCCTGGAGCTTCTTAGTTCGGTGCAACCAAGAGTTGTCAATTGGAGTCTTGTTACCAAAGGAATCACCG ACGAGGAGAAAAAGATGAACGCAACTTACATCATTAGCATTGCGAGGAAGCTTGGATGTTCCATATTTTTGCTTCCTGAAGACATCACTGAG gtGAATCAAAAGATGATCCTCACCTTAACTGCAAGTATCATGTATTGGTTCTTGAAACAACGGGGCGATGATAAAGCATCGGTGTGTTCAGACAGCGAAAACAGCATCCAATCAGAGGTCATTTCCACTTCCACAACAGATGACTCAGCCTCCGAGTCATCAGCAGATGAAAATGGTAAtatctaa
- the LOC111808423 gene encoding GRF1-interacting factor 3-like, producing the protein MQQPPQMMPMMPSFPPTNITTEQIQKYLDENKKLILAILDNQNLGKLAECAQYQAQLQKNLMYLAAIADAQPQAPAMPPQMAPHPAIQQGGYYMQHPQAAMMAQQSGLFPPKVPLQFGNPHQLQDQQQQLHQQHQQAMQGQMGLRPIGGANNGMHHPHHTEGTLGGASAGGPARSSGQTDGRGGGKQDSADVGGTGADGQGNSAGGRGGGGDGEEAK; encoded by the exons ATGCAGCAACCACCGCAAATGATGCCCATGATGCCTTCATTCCCCCCCACCAATATCACCACCGAACAGATTCAAAAG TATCttgatgaaaacaaaaagttgataTTGGCAATACTGGACAACCAAAATCTGGGGAAACTAGCTGAATGTGCTCA GTACCAAGCTCAACTTCAGAAGAATTTGATGTATTTAGCTGCAATTGCTGATGCCCAGCCACAGGCACCCGCTATGCCTCCACAG ATGGCCCCACATCCTGCCATTCAGCAAGGGGGTTATTATATGCAGCACCCTCAGGCAGCTATGATGGCACAGCAATCAGGACTTTTCCCTCCAAAAGTCCCATTGCAGTTTGGCAACCCCCATCAGTTACAAGATCAGCAGCAGCAACTACACCAACAACACCAGCAAGCAATGCAAGGGCAAATGGGACTAAGACCTATTGGTGGAGCTAACAATGGCATGCATCACCCACATCATACTGAGGGTACCCTTGGAGGTGCTAGTGCTGGTGGCCCTGCTCGAAGTTCAGGGCAAACCGATGGTCGTGGAGGTGGCAAGCAGGACTCCGCTGATGTGGGAGGTACAGGTGCTGATGGTCAGGGGAACTCAGCTGGTGGTCGGggcggtggtggtgatggGGAGGAAGCTAAGTAA